AATCGCACAGACCGAGTTGCGTTATTTGAAACCGGAAGTTATTGAGTTTGTTGCAGATTATATCGGTATTGCACCCGCTGCAGCTTACGAAGTGGCCACTTTCTACAACATGTATGATTTGCATCCTGTTGGTAAATATAAATTAACCGTGTGCACCAACCTGCCTTGTGCTTTAAGAGGTGGTGTCAATGCGGCCGAATATCTGAAGCAGAAGTTGGGTATCGGTTTTGGAGAGACAACTTCAGACGGCCTTTATACGCTTATGGAAGGCGAGTGTATGGGGGCTTGCGGAGATGCTCCGGTGATGTTGGTAAACAACCATAAAATGTGCAGCTTTATGACTGAAGATGCAATTGAGAAAAAACTGGCGGAGTTGAAATAATGGCAATTTATCAATCCGGCGTAATTTTTGATCAAGTAGATACTACTTCTCCAGATTGCTGGACTTTGGAGTCGTATAAGGCTCGCGGTGGTTATCAGGCTTTACGTAAAATTCTGACAGAAAATCTTTCCCAAGATGATGTGATTTCCGAAGTGAAAGCGTCAGGTTTGCGTGGTCGGGGCGGTGCCGGTTTCCCTACAGGCTTGAAGTGGAGCTTTATGCCGCGTTCTTTCCCCGGTGCCAAATATGTTGTTTGCAATACCGATGAAGGCGAGCCCGGTACGTTTAAAGACCGCGATATTATCAATTTCAATCCTCATGCTTTGATTGAGGGCATGATCATCGCAGGTTACGCAATGGGCGCTGAGGCAGGATATAACTATATCCATGGCGAAATCTTTGAAGGCTATCAACGTTTTGAGCAAGCATTGGCAGAAGCGCGTGAAGCGGGTTTCTTAGGTAAAAACATTATGGGCACAGACTTCTCTTTTGAGCTGTTTGCCCATCATGGTTACGGTGCTTATATCTGCGGTGAAGAAACTGCATTGTTGGAATCTCTGGAAGGCAAAAAAGGACAGCCACGTTTTAAACCGCCTTTCCCGGCTTCATTCGGGTTATATGGTAAGCCTACGACGATTAACAATACTGAAACCTTTGCTTCTGTTCCGTTTATTATTCGTGACGGCGGTAAGACTTTTGCCGACATCGGTATTGAAAATGCGGGAGGTACCAAACTGTTTTCTATTTCCGGTCATGTGGAGCGCCCTGGTAATTATGAAGTTCCTTTGGGGACGCCATTCGCCAAGTTGTTGGAAATGGCGGGCGGTATGCGTAACGGTAAAAAATTAAAAGCGGTTATTCCGGGAGGTTCATCTGCGCCTGTATTGCCGGGTGATGTGATGATGACTTTAAACATGGATTACGACTCTATTGCTAAAGCAGGGTCCATGTTGGGTTCAGGTGCAATTATCGTTATGGATGAAGATGTGTGCATGGTAAAAGCTTTGGAAAGACTGAGCTATTTCTACCATGAAGAATCTTGTGGTCAATGTACACCTTGCCGTGAAGGTACAGGTTGGCTGTATCGTGTCGTACACCGTATTGCTGAAGGTAAAGGCCGTCCTGAAGATTTGGAGTTGTTGGATTCCGTGGGTAACAACATGGCCGGTCGTACGATTTGCGCCTTGGCTGATGCTGCTGTTTTCCCTGTCCGCAGCTTTACCAAGCATTTTCGTGCCGAGTTTGAATACTATATCGAACACGGTAAGCCGATGAAAGAACACCGTTGGTGCTAAATGTACCTATGTGTCATTAGGATAGAACTATGTTACAAATTGAAATTGACGGTAAACAGGTTTCGGTAGAGCAGGGTGCGACTGTAATGGAAGCAGCGCATAAGCTCGGCACATATATTCCGCATTTCTGCTACCATAAAAAACTGTCCATTGCGGCCAACTGCCGTATGTGTTTGGTAGAAGTGGAAAAGGCACCGAAGCCGTTACCTGCATGTGCCACGCCGGTTACAGACGGTATGGTTGTCCATACACATTCTGCAAAAGCCAAACAGGCCCAAGAAGGTGTAATGGAATTTTTATTGATCAACCACCCGTTGGATTGCCCGATTTGCGACCAAGGTGGTGAGTGTCAATTGCAAGACTTGGCGGTCGGTTACGGTAAATCTTCCAGTCGCTATCAAGAAGAAAAACGCTCTGTAGTCGGTAAAGACATGGGTCCGTTGGTTTCGGCTGAAGAAATGAGCCGCTGTATCCACTGTACCCGTTGCGTACGCTTTACCGAAGAAATTGCCGGCTTGCAGGAAATCGCTATGGCAAACCGTGGCGAATTCTCCGAAATCATGCCGTTTATCGGTAAGGCGGTAGAAACCGAATTATCGGGTAACGTGATTGATTTATGTCCGGTAGGCGCATTAACCAGCAAGCCTTTCCGCTACGATGCCCGTTCTTGGGAATTGAGCCGCCGTAAAACCATTTCTGCACATGATGCTTTGGGCAGCAATTTGATCGTACAAACCAAAGACCATACTGTGCGTCGTGTATTGCCGTTGGAAAACGAAGCCATCAATGAGTGCTGGATTTCCGACCGTGACCGTTTTGCATATGAAGGTTTGTATGAAGGCCGTCTGAAAAATCCTAAGATTAAGCACGATGGCAAATGGCATGATGTCGATTGGCAAACAGCTCTAGAATATGTTCGCAAGACTTTGGACTGCATCGCCAAAGAAGACGGAAAAGACCAAATCGGCATTTGGGCTAATCCGATGAATACCGTTGAAGAGTTATATTTGACTAAAAAATTGGCTCAAGGCTTAGGTATCAAGCATGTTGATACACGTTTGATGCAACAAGACGATCGTCTTTCAGACGGCCTAAAAGGTGCTCAATGGTTAGGTCAAAGCATTGAAGAGCTGG
Above is a genomic segment from Neisseria weaveri containing:
- the nuoE gene encoding NADH-quinone oxidoreductase subunit NuoE, which translates into the protein MLSAESLKQIDVELAKYPADQRRSAIMGALRIAQTELRYLKPEVIEFVADYIGIAPAAAYEVATFYNMYDLHPVGKYKLTVCTNLPCALRGGVNAAEYLKQKLGIGFGETTSDGLYTLMEGECMGACGDAPVMLVNNHKMCSFMTEDAIEKKLAELK
- the nuoF gene encoding NADH-quinone oxidoreductase subunit NuoF: MAIYQSGVIFDQVDTTSPDCWTLESYKARGGYQALRKILTENLSQDDVISEVKASGLRGRGGAGFPTGLKWSFMPRSFPGAKYVVCNTDEGEPGTFKDRDIINFNPHALIEGMIIAGYAMGAEAGYNYIHGEIFEGYQRFEQALAEAREAGFLGKNIMGTDFSFELFAHHGYGAYICGEETALLESLEGKKGQPRFKPPFPASFGLYGKPTTINNTETFASVPFIIRDGGKTFADIGIENAGGTKLFSISGHVERPGNYEVPLGTPFAKLLEMAGGMRNGKKLKAVIPGGSSAPVLPGDVMMTLNMDYDSIAKAGSMLGSGAIIVMDEDVCMVKALERLSYFYHEESCGQCTPCREGTGWLYRVVHRIAEGKGRPEDLELLDSVGNNMAGRTICALADAAVFPVRSFTKHFRAEFEYYIEHGKPMKEHRWC